One Cucumis melo cultivar AY chromosome 8, USDA_Cmelo_AY_1.0, whole genome shotgun sequence genomic window, AATTGATTATAtttgatagactttgctatatttacaataattaaataattgtatTGATAGTTGGTTGTTAGAGATGGTCATTATGATAGAAGTGAGGTAAAAGATTAGTGCTTGATAATTTTATGTATAATCAACTTAAAGAAAGGTCGACTATTAAACATCGAAAATCATTTTTGGAGAAGCTAACATAACACACCCTTAATTCAAAATTGGTAAGTGTAAGCATTGTGATTGTTTATGGAACCCTATGAGTGTTAATTATAATATGTCATTATAACTCTTTAATTTAACTTGGGGAGTAGAGTGGTGCTTTAGGTAAGTGGTTAAATATTTTAGTATACGTTACCCCCACCCACTCCGCCACTTCAATAAGCTCAAAATCCTTGtaagctctctctcctctttGTGAGATGGAGGAACTTTccctttcaatttctttttttaaaagttataatACAAAGTTTATGTCTAAAATAATTCAATGAGATGGGAGTTTGGGAGTTTCAATTcctttattttaaaagaaaaagaattagatTGGTTATTCTAAAATAGGTTTGATAAGTAAAGAAaaatggataagaatctttggGGACAGCTCGTATGAGTTATGAATGCCCCTAAAGTGTAAGGGTGACCTCAGCAGGAGGGAACTCATAATAATGGCAGCCTACCCCAAATGTGATGAGATGAGATGAGACCGTAGGCAATTCACCAATATAATGGGAATGGGAATGCTGTGGGGTCATATGTATTTTGTGAACcctaaagaaaaacaaatttatgAATCCAAATACTTTGGATTTCAATCTCATTTTGTCTTCAAAAAAAGCTTTTTTCTacttaacaaaaaagaaaaagtctaTTCATCTTTTCATTATAACTATAATAAGATTAtttgttgatatatatatatataaaagataaatattataaaataaaaacattgaTAAAATCAAAGAATTATACCAATAATGGAGCTGTATTGTATTGGTATGCAATGATGTCCATCTtagagaaaatgaaaagaaaggcATGGGGGTATTAATTACTATGTTGATTAAGGCATATGTATTAATCATAGAATAGCACAAACCATATGGCCAGAAATACATAATTATGCAATGATTTCAACTTTAACattataaaattgaaaagaagaTTAGATTATTTTGGTAGACAGACAAACCCCACTTACTTCAAAAAGTGAATCTTTTTCCCTTAATTATTCTCCCTTTATTTTGGGGTTGGAAAATCttgattgaattaaaaaaatatatctacaaaaGAAAGAAGGATTGCAGGAATGGTAAGAAGGGAATGAAGTAATAATTGAAACACATGGTTTCGAATTTGGATATGAAATTATAATAAGTCTCTAACAAGAGAAGGAAGACAAACAAAGACAATGTAATGccaaatcttttctttttttctttttttttttttttttcttttcatatgaTTTCTTTTTAGTTAAGAATAATCTAGTAGGTTTTTCTAGGTTTGTCTTTCACCCCATGTTAATCTTCAATCTAATTATTTGTTTAAGGGAATAATCAACTTATGTTATCAaattataaatgtttttttctctatttattAATTAACATAATCATATTTTACAACCTAATTAACCGTACTGTTTTGAACTTATGTACATAGAGTGGAAGTTTGAGGATAATGAACTTCAAAATATCTTCgacatttttatatattttacttAATTTTTTACTAGAAATCAAACCTTAATACCATGatacatttaaaaatatatttcttcccaaagaaaagaaatctaaaaatatttgaatattttttaacaaacaTTGGTTCAAAAgtgtttaaatttatttaaaagggtttattaatttattacttaatttttttaattgtatttactttaaatatatatatatccttatttatttttatcaataacTTCATAGAGTTGAAAGTTGAAATCTTGAGTGGTAAATAAGTATCCTAATTAATAACTCCCAGGTTAGTGGTAATATAAAAATGTGAAGTGGGTAAAGCACTTTTGAAAACAGGAGGAAGGGGGAAAGGAAACGTAAGCATCCAAAGAGGCACAAAGCCCCAAGAAATGCAGGTAAGTTATGGCCATTGAGGGGCACAAAATCCACAAAAATACACATTCTTTCATTACTTtagtttatttaattattcataCAAACCCCCATTCATTTACTTTATTTCTTTCATACCTAAGAATTAACCACGTAGCTCAACATACTATAATCTTATAATCCATATTCAAAATGCTTTAATTTCAAACATACATataaatattgttattattgttgttgataAACTTGCTTTTAATTTGCTCATTTTTCAAAtacctctttttctttttggtatcGACTTTCgatatagaaagaaagaaagaaagaaaagatttaGAAATGAGAGGAGAGATTAATGAagaatatatagatatatatagatcAAAAAAGTGTATTTTGTTGGTAGTTTCTAGGAATGTATGAGGCAAATTAAACATTTGCATTAATATTTGTAGTAATGTGATAGAGATAAAAGGGGGCATTAAAGTGAAGGGGCGGTGCAGCCCCATTTATAGATGTTGGGGTTGGGGGGAGGGGTGTTGCCCACAACACATCTAAGGGCTTTTGTGGGTTGCTACTTGCTGGGTAAGTGACCACATGGCTCCCAAGAAACTCTCTCCATATTCTTTGCTGCCTTTGCTTGCAATCCACAACACAACATTATACAACAACTAACACATACACTATTATTATTGAATTCAAGTGGGGTCCTCTGTAGTGTAAACTAAATTAGGGTTTACAGAATATTCGAAAGAGAATTAGGGATAACATTGGGATGAAATTGACCCCTAGCTTAGGACCGATTAGGCTGTGGGAATGAAGAGGCAATAGGAAAAAACGTTACATTTTTTTGTACGATCTTGACATTAGAGGTGGGTTTCCTTTTTACTTAAAGAGATGCCCTTTCTTTAACCCTCGACACAGTGATGTAGAGGAAAATATGTTCAAACAAGTTTGTGGTTAAATAAGAGAAGTTCACCACCTCATAAGTTGAGAGAACAAAAGTTTTATATACGTAATGGTTTCAAAAGCTTAGCTCAACTGACACCTATATGTACCTGTGGACAAGAGGTTCTGGATTCAAATTCCCTCATTTGCATATATAATAGGAAACTTTTTGTTTCAAAGTTTTAAGAACGTGTGCATTTATTTCTAAACCTCACAAAGTTGgtcaataatataatattttatgttttcttaGAACCGTTTTATTATTTGTGAACAAACAAACTCCAACTCACAATACCTACAATTCAACCCACATTTTCAAGCCCAACCCCACTTGATCTTTAGCCACTTGACATCTCTTACGAGACTATCCAAATTGAGCTCTTAATCCAACCTAACGAAAATTACCCTtaacatttaaaaaagaaaatttcatcCAAATTCATAAGAATGGTTTATCAAATTGTGGGAAGCATAAGTCATTGTCAAGGATCTCAATAATCCTATTTCTCTCAATATCCTTCTTTCCTTCTCTTATATATGGTCGAATTTGATGCCAAAGAGGTGTTGAACTTAATGAACATCTGCTTGCTAGACTTTACTGAGGTAAAGAATACAATTGATGAGATGATCAGTATGTGTGAGGCACTTGAATAATCTTTCTTTCTAATATTGTCCTCATGAGAGTTTGTTACTCTTATTATACCTCGTTATGGTGTCatgttttctaatttttttaatatatttttttcccaATTTAGAAGATTTTAGCAAAAAAAGAGTTGGGTGGTTAACTTCTCCAACTATGTTTGCAatgttattattgttaattttgGGTTTTTGCAAAGTTACTTTTGTGATAGGTTTTCTTTCAAAATCAACAATGTTGTACATCCCTAATGTTATTGAATATTAAATTCATATGTTAAATATACTTAGATTTATGTAAAACTAAAAATTGTTGCTATATAAATTGTTGAGAAATAGAATAGGGAATAGAAATCACAACTCTATTAAATTTGAGATAGGAATTATCTGAATTCAACCAAATTGTTGGcccctcttttttcttctttgcttTTCAGATGTTTGATTATGAATTTGTTTTCTCTCAAAAAGTCAACTTTTGGTCAATGGATTAAACTAAGCAAACTGCCCAATCCAAAAATTTTCTTCCCTCAATGAATCGAAGTTAAAAAGTCAAACGAAAAGATTTGAATGAGTAAACTTATCTCGTTATGAACTCCCAAAATGTCATTTCCTCAGATTTGTAAATCTCCAATGGCTCGCTTTGCTGCTTCAAATTCCATCACTCTCCACCGAATTCCTCTCGGTTTACGTATCCCTCACCCTCTCCTTCAACCCTCGGCCGCCCGGTTTCCATCTTCCCGCCGCCGATTTCCTCCCTTAGCCTGCCAAACGCTTCCCGAATCGCACGACACTTCCTCCGCTCCGGTATGTATGCTTCAGTCTCCTcttcttttattgtttttgcTTAATTTCCTTCAACCATGGAGTCAACCAAATTAGCCCCAATTTTCCTGAAATCGAAACCAATTCAATTTTATTCTCGCTTTCAGGAAAAATCGTCGGACGGTCCTGAATCAGCCGGTGACACCACTGGCCAAGCCGCTAGTTCTTCAAGTAATCAGGGTTTTCCAGAATTTCCCAATAAAGATATCAATAGACGAATTGCAATAATTTCTACTGTTTCGGCACTGGCACTTTTCTCGTCGAGTCGATTGGATTTTGGTGTTTCTTTGAAGGACTTAGCTGCTGCGGCTTTGCCTTATGAAGAGGTTTGGAAATTTGGAATCCAATAGTTCTAGCAATCTCTTTGTTTTACCTGATTATGATTTCAAATTAAAGTAATTatatctcaaaatgaagattcaTATGATGATCCAGGCTCTTTCAAATGGGAAGCCCACCGTTGTGGAGTTCTATGCAGATTGGTGTGAAGTTTGTAGGGAATTGGCTCCAGATGTATACAAAGTTGAGCAACAGTTCAAGTAATACTTCGTGGAAATGTTTGTTTACAAgaaattcttttttgtttgaatttgaGGAAGGTAAATAGATCTTTGTTCTTCCAGGGACCGTGTGAATTTTGTAATGCTTAATGTTGATAATACAAAGTGGGAGCAGGAGCTTGATGAGTTTGGTGTTGAGGGAATTCCACATTTTGCATTTTTAGACAAACAGGGGAATGAAGAGGGTAATGTAGTTGGTCGACTTCCAAGACAATATTTGCTCGAGAATGTAGACGCTCTTGCTCGTGGAGAAGCATCGATACCTCATGCTCGTGTTGTGGGTCAGTTTTCAAGTGCTGAAGCAAGGAAAGTACACCAAGTTTCTGATCCAAGAAGTCATGGGTAGATTCTCTTCCTTTCTTTGAAGCATTAGGTCAATTTGCCAATTCAAAATACTCTTTGATAGATATTCCAGATATAGTTAGTCCATCTTATACCATATATCCAATTGTTTATTGTACTATGGACATAACTTCTCTTGATAGTAAATAAGTCTTTATTTCTTCTCTTGATTGTATATATTTGCTCTTTATGTTAACTACTTATGGGCTTAATGATTAAAAAACAAGTACCCAGGTTGATTCCTTCATATTTTTGTGGTGTTCTGCAATCTTTATTTACTCAATTATGATAATCTCATTACTTTTACTTTTGTACATGTTTGGTAAAATGAAACAAGTAATACAAGAATAGATAAAGCCGATCCCACGGCTTGGATCTGAACTTCCCTAAAGACGAGCAAAATAATGCTTCACCTTTTTGGAAAATGGCATTGGCATCTACAGTTCTATTGAATAAGGAGGTTAAAAACAATGACACAGTATAAGATATTCCGTAGGATACACAAATAATGGTGAAATGTAAAAGGTTAAATGTCCTACAAAAgatcttcctcttcttctttttcttctcttttcaccGTGCTACATTACCCAATAAACTATTTGTTGAAGGCGAGCTTTGTTCACTTAACCAAGGATCCTGTATTGAAACTGGGGAACTATCCATAACCTCCTCAACAGGAGGTAGATAGTCCTTACTATGGTTGTTCTCCGGTGGGATTATCAATCTCTGGCTCCCCAGTCCTGCAAGCAGCCCGGTCTTCTTAATTGTTATGCTACTACTTATGGATCTCTCGCTTACACTACGAGGAGATGAACAAGCTGATCCTGCTGATGATGCTGCACAAAAATGCTCCTCCATTGATGTCCATCCACTGCGTCTGATGCTTTCCAATTCCTCTGCTACTTCTGTCATCGAAGGCCTCATGTCGCTGTGGAAAGCAAGGCATCTGAATGCAAGCTCAGCCACCTTGTGAATAGAGTAGAGGGTCCAAGCATCTCTATGTGGCTCGAGGAAAGGATCGATTAGTTCATCCACAGAGTTTCTACCAATCCTATCAATGGCAAGTGCAGCTAAGTTTACTTCACTTTGGGGACGAGTGAAATCAACCACTTTCAATGCTGTTATTATCTCTACTAGGACTACTCCAAAACTATATACGTCACTTTTGTCAGAAAGATAAAAATTTTGATGGTATTGTGGATCAACGTAGCCTGGGGTTCCTTGGGGAGCTGTTGAGATGTGAGATATTTCTGTCATACCAAGTCTAGAAAGACCAAAATCTGCAACTTTTGATTTGAAACCATGATCCAGAAGTATATTGCTCGATTTGATGTCTCTGTGATATATTGGTGGGTGCACAGAAGAATGAAGGTATGCTATTGCACGAGAAGTTTCGGCTGCTATAGTGAGCCGTGTTGTCCATGGGAGTCCATTTCCACGCTCTCTCTGAAGATGTTGAGAGAGAGTTCCATTGGGCATAAACTCGTATACAAGGATCTGTTGGCCTTCCTCAATGCAGCAGCCAAGCAAGCGGACCAAATTTGGGTGGCTCACCGAGGAAAGGAGTTTTATCTCATTCATAACCTGGTCAATGCTGTTGTGGTCTCTGTATTTGATCCTCTTTACAGCAACCCACTCATCCTCGTGAAGCCTTCCGGCATAGACTGTACCAAAGGCTCCAGTTCCCAGACGTTGTTTCTCAGAGAAGCCATTAGTGGCTCTTTCTATTTCTTTGTAGGGGTATAAAGTAACACTGGAATTTCCGGCAGCCTCACTTAGAAGCCGCTTTGCACTCATCTGACCTTTAAGACACATTGAGCGGCGTCGGATGCAGTAACAGATAAGGGTCAAGACAGCCATTAGAAACGCCCCTACAAAGACACCTGAGATTATAACTGTGTTAAGTTAGAACCATTGGTAACCGATTGACGTGTTCCTTCATAATAAATCCCTACCAACTGATGGATACCATATTATTTacatttaaatgaaataatgtACAGTTACCTGCAATTAGGGCAGCGACTTTGCTTTCCCCACCACATCGCCCAGTTATGTACGTTGGAGGGTTGCATTTGTGAGAAACTGTAGCAATTGCCAAAGAGCGCAGCACAACAAATTAATGAAATAAGCGACATAAACAGCTTGACAAATAATGAATTGAACACTAAAGTGACCAATGCTTTATGCTCTTCTCTCACTTGCAATATTTAAGTATTTGATTCtctatttcaaaaaaaaaaaaaattgttcattTACCGAATGTCCTGGAAAATTAATTAGAACAAGAGCAACGAATAGGGAAATATATAATGAATAGACGCCATGGCATGTTATGACAACTGGAGAAACGTcccaaaaaaatgaaaaaagaagtCTTACACTCCTAGTGCTAACTGTACTGTTGCTTGTGGTAGAGAAATGACCCCCCACCACAAGGTCTAAACACCTCAATTACTTTGCAGTTTTACTCTAAAACAACGTTCCATGGTATCTATCTCTCTTTTGACTTGTAAAATTATCAGAAGCCTAGAGAGTAGGAACCTCATTTTAAACTCTTAAGTTGGCAACATTTATGGCGCATATTATGAGCTATAGTTATAAACaacccaaattaaaattaattgatgATGCATTCTCTCTTTGACCAATTCTAGATCATTCAGACACTTTGAAAAATTAGCATCACACTTATCCCTCCCTACCTCCCCTCCcctttaatattattattatgggCACATGGCATTCGGTTTTCACACCTAAATGAATTTTCTGACTTTTCACACTAAAATCATATCCACCTCAAGCAACAATATGGCATATAGCCAAACTTTCAGAAATGTACAGAATTGACTTTCCCATTAACCAACATTATTTTAAAGACGtctcaaaataaaaaagacattTTAAAAATTCTAAACTCAATGGGAAAAAttgtaattttgaaatatataattcaacATCTTGAACAAAACTCCCCGCGCCcccaacccccccccccccccccccccaaaaaaaaaaaaagagagagagagaaggagagaaaaaggggaaaaagTCGATCGAACAGCCTTTGATTATTCTTTCTACCCATTTGGAGCTTTTAAATCTTTCcgaaatatataaaataaaaaaccctATTTCTAATTTTAGTAAGGTTTTACAGAATTTAACCACCATCTTTGCCACCGTCGGACAAATCAAATGTAGATGGGGAAGTAAGCAAATGGTTAATTGGCCTTTCCCCACGACAAGAAGGAGCAGCATTGACTAGAAAGGACAAGGTGTCGACCTCTAATTGGTTAACATGTGCCGTTTCTTGTCGTGTAGTTTCCCGATTTATCCTTGGAGATAGGTATATTAGGCTACCCactaaaaaattagaaataaacaGCAACCCAATGCGTTGAATATTCAAATTACTCATATTTAATATTATtct contains:
- the LOC103484729 gene encoding thioredoxin-like protein HCF164, chloroplastic isoform X1; protein product: MSFPQICKSPMARFAASNSITLHRIPLGLRIPHPLLQPSAARFPSSRRRFPPLACQTLPESHDTSSAPEKSSDGPESAGDTTGQAASSSSNQGFPEFPNKDINRRIAIISTVSALALFSSSRLDFGVSLKDLAAAALPYEEIHMMIQALSNGKPTVVEFYADWCEVCRELAPDVYKVEQQFKDRVNFVMLNVDNTKWEQELDEFGVEGIPHFAFLDKQGNEEGNVVGRLPRQYLLENVDALARGEASIPHARVVGQFSSAEARKVHQVSDPRSHG
- the LOC103484727 gene encoding wall-associated receptor kinase-like 14 is translated as MTLHRNYLIVVIAIFSASLTIAEGLTSCETGNSVQFLRHPFGFTDVKPIKLNCSENGEIQIGRFQVQNINERSILIKLPTGCNIPINSLSELSSKNYKPTLRNSLFLNCTEQPLPCGVMGNFTLNQPTDCGFKSNNISCFTKTEQNGFLPPLNKCHSLLSSVFVNFTSNSTTLFEVEFGVIELEWWVSPSSAAQCSKYANRENITSSKENLGFRCQCIEGFEGNAYDNVGGGCRKVSHKCNPPTYITGRCGGESKVAALIAGVFVGAFLMAVLTLICYCIRRRSMCLKGQMSAKRLLSEAAGNSSVTLYPYKEIERATNGFSEKQRLGTGAFGTVYAGRLHEDEWVAVKRIKYRDHNSIDQVMNEIKLLSSVSHPNLVRLLGCCIEEGQQILVYEFMPNGTLSQHLQRERGNGLPWTTRLTIAAETSRAIAYLHSSVHPPIYHRDIKSSNILLDHGFKSKVADFGLSRLGMTEISHISTAPQGTPGYVDPQYHQNFYLSDKSDVYSFGVVLVEIITALKVVDFTRPQSEVNLAALAIDRIGRNSVDELIDPFLEPHRDAWTLYSIHKVAELAFRCLAFHSDMRPSMTEVAEELESIRRSGWTSMEEHFCAASSAGSACSSPRSVSERSISSSITIKKTGLLAGLGSQRLIIPPENNHSKDYLPPVEEVMDSSPVSIQDPWLSEQSSPSTNSLLGNVAR
- the LOC103484729 gene encoding thioredoxin-like protein HCF164, chloroplastic isoform X2, which translates into the protein MSFPQICKSPMARFAASNSITLHRIPLGLRIPHPLLQPSAARFPSSRRRFPPLACQTLPESHDTSSAPEKSSDGPESAGDTTGQAASSSSNQGFPEFPNKDINRRIAIISTVSALALFSSSRLDFGVSLKDLAAAALPYEEALSNGKPTVVEFYADWCEVCRELAPDVYKVEQQFKDRVNFVMLNVDNTKWEQELDEFGVEGIPHFAFLDKQGNEEGNVVGRLPRQYLLENVDALARGEASIPHARVVGQFSSAEARKVHQVSDPRSHG